A genome region from Gardnerella vaginalis includes the following:
- a CDS encoding FtsW/RodA/SpoVE family cell cycle protein → MNVNSKKSNTNNANKKPLRLFSSSKKQRSTKSSRAYETFNENSHAFKQYVGIRSIFNPLWCLYGLRISVAMLSVFGLFMVFSSSSVTMITYGAGPWGSGISQLIYCIIGFIGYLIFSRLPVDFYKSKIIVIYAISVFMQFLTFVPGIRHEVNGNASWIKIGPFTMQPAEITKLAICIWLPMALILAKKAYERVQMRAYIPSVAALGVSLLLVVAGKDLGTALIILLIAVVAFYIGGFPTKWLVVALVSASAAVLLLVVTSQNRMRRILATIHGCDAKSIKGVCFQAIHAQYAMASGGLMGVGIGNSREKWNYLPYAHNDFIFAIIGEEMGFFVASCVILLYIVIGWCLLTSALQSHSKFVSISLISIATWIVGQGLINILVVVQVLPVMGVPMPFISAGGSSLVMCLLSIGVADCFIRSNPYIKPSVNSNIKSVSSEDDNKR, encoded by the coding sequence ATGAACGTGAATAGCAAAAAATCTAATACTAACAATGCTAATAAAAAGCCTTTGCGATTGTTTTCTTCTAGTAAAAAACAGCGTTCTACTAAATCGTCAAGAGCGTATGAAACTTTTAATGAAAACAGTCATGCTTTTAAACAATACGTTGGTATTCGTAGCATATTTAACCCATTATGGTGTTTGTATGGTTTAAGAATATCTGTTGCAATGCTTTCCGTTTTCGGCTTATTTATGGTTTTTTCAAGTTCCTCAGTGACGATGATTACTTATGGAGCAGGTCCTTGGGGTTCTGGAATAAGTCAATTAATTTATTGCATTATTGGATTTATTGGTTATTTGATTTTTTCTCGTCTTCCAGTCGATTTCTATAAAAGTAAGATTATTGTTATTTACGCAATATCTGTTTTTATGCAATTTTTGACTTTTGTGCCAGGAATTAGACATGAGGTTAATGGTAATGCTAGCTGGATTAAGATAGGTCCTTTTACAATGCAGCCTGCAGAAATAACCAAGTTAGCTATATGTATTTGGCTTCCTATGGCTCTTATATTGGCTAAAAAAGCTTATGAGCGTGTTCAAATGCGCGCATACATTCCGTCTGTAGCGGCTCTTGGAGTTTCATTGCTTCTTGTTGTTGCTGGTAAAGATCTTGGTACTGCGTTGATTATTCTTCTTATAGCCGTAGTCGCATTTTATATAGGAGGATTCCCTACAAAGTGGCTTGTTGTAGCTCTTGTATCTGCGTCTGCAGCTGTTTTATTGTTGGTTGTTACTAGTCAAAATCGTATGAGGCGTATTCTTGCGACTATCCATGGTTGTGATGCTAAGTCTATAAAAGGCGTGTGCTTCCAAGCTATTCATGCGCAATACGCTATGGCTTCTGGTGGTCTTATGGGTGTTGGCATAGGTAATTCTCGAGAAAAATGGAATTATCTACCTTATGCTCATAATGATTTTATTTTTGCGATTATCGGCGAAGAAATGGGATTCTTTGTAGCGTCTTGTGTGATTCTTCTTTATATTGTTATTGGATGGTGTTTGTTAACTTCCGCATTGCAATCTCATAGTAAGTTTGTTTCGATATCTCTTATAAGTATTGCTACATGGATTGTAGGTCAGGGTTTAATAAACATATTGGTTGTGGTTCAAGTTCTTCCTGTTATGGGTGTTCCTATGCCGTTTATTTCTGCGGGTGGTTCGTCTTTAGTTATGTGCTTGTTGAGTATTGGTGTTGCGGACTGTTTTATTAGAAGTAACCCTTATATTAAGCCTAGTGTTAATAGCAATATTAAGTCAGTTTCTAGTGAGGATGACAATAAACGTTAA
- the murD gene encoding UDP-N-acetylmuramoyl-L-alanine--D-glutamate ligase: MSSVAEDCLLRELSFHKKFPFNNVLVAGLGVSGIGAVEVLKSVGATAITADERKEEAQVHDFSKIDWDNIDAVVTSPVFNPRTPFILEAQKRNIPVISEVELAWLVRVNSDKTNNPAPWVGITGTNGKTSTTEMTSEMLTACGFDAPAVGNIGKSVSHAAMESEHDVLCVELSSFQLHFTDSIRLDCAAITNIAADHLDWHGGLEAYAKDKSKVFNGVKKALVYNAQDPRVSELASNAQVEDGCKKIGFTLEPPESGEIGIENGWIVDKSGVAGGKVGDPVKLVELRDLKHLCEPDGSVYPHLLADALTALALTLGLNPDVENAVKALCNFAPGGHRIQTVATLNADDNLPEHSIRFVDDSKATNAHAAAASISSFGKKSVIWIAGGLAKGGCFEDLVKDNRSIIKAAVVIGVDQKPIIEALNANGKDIPVTIVSPDGTGCESFDYADDSVLKKVENDKTISPDSSLGQKVISTAVDAAGCYAKQGDVVLLAPACASMDQFVSYADRGSRFAKESERWVNSHERE, from the coding sequence ATGAGCAGCGTTGCAGAAGATTGTTTGCTTAGGGAATTGTCGTTCCACAAGAAGTTCCCATTCAATAATGTTCTTGTGGCGGGTCTTGGTGTTTCTGGCATTGGTGCTGTAGAAGTGCTTAAATCCGTTGGTGCTACAGCGATTACTGCAGATGAGCGTAAGGAAGAGGCTCAGGTACACGATTTTTCCAAGATTGATTGGGATAATATAGATGCTGTTGTAACATCTCCTGTTTTTAATCCTCGTACACCTTTTATTCTAGAAGCGCAGAAGCGTAATATTCCAGTTATTAGTGAAGTGGAGCTTGCTTGGCTTGTTCGTGTAAACTCAGATAAAACCAATAATCCTGCACCTTGGGTTGGAATCACTGGCACGAATGGAAAAACTTCCACTACAGAGATGACTTCCGAAATGCTAACTGCTTGTGGTTTTGATGCTCCTGCAGTAGGAAATATTGGAAAATCGGTTTCTCACGCTGCTATGGAATCAGAACATGATGTTTTGTGTGTAGAATTAAGCTCCTTCCAGCTTCATTTTACTGATTCTATTAGATTGGATTGTGCAGCTATTACTAATATTGCTGCAGATCATTTAGATTGGCACGGTGGGCTTGAAGCTTACGCAAAAGACAAGTCTAAAGTTTTTAATGGGGTTAAAAAGGCTCTTGTTTATAATGCTCAGGATCCTAGAGTAAGTGAACTTGCAAGTAACGCTCAAGTAGAAGATGGTTGTAAGAAAATTGGCTTTACACTTGAACCTCCAGAATCTGGAGAAATAGGTATTGAAAATGGTTGGATTGTAGATAAGAGTGGTGTTGCTGGCGGAAAAGTTGGAGATCCAGTTAAATTAGTGGAGCTAAGGGATCTTAAGCATTTATGCGAACCAGATGGAAGCGTATATCCTCATCTTCTTGCAGATGCTTTGACTGCTTTAGCTCTTACATTAGGGTTGAATCCAGATGTTGAAAATGCTGTAAAAGCTTTGTGTAATTTTGCTCCGGGAGGTCACAGGATTCAAACTGTTGCAACTTTAAATGCTGACGATAATCTTCCTGAACACTCGATTCGTTTTGTAGATGATTCAAAGGCTACTAACGCTCACGCTGCAGCAGCATCTATTTCTAGTTTTGGTAAAAAATCTGTAATTTGGATCGCTGGGGGGCTTGCAAAAGGCGGTTGTTTTGAAGATCTAGTTAAAGATAATAGAAGTATTATAAAGGCTGCTGTTGTGATTGGTGTAGATCAAAAACCGATTATAGAGGCTCTTAATGCTAATGGAAAAGATATTCCAGTAACTATTGTTTCTCCAGATGGAACAGGTTGTGAGTCTTTTGATTATGCGGATGATTCTGTTCTTAAAAAAGTGGAAAACGATAAGACTATTAGCCCAGATTCTTCTCTAGGTCAAAAAGTTATTTCTACAGCAGTTGATGCTGCTGGATGCTATGCAAAACAAGGAGATGTTGTGTTGCTGGCTCCAGCGTGTGCATCAATGGATCAGTTTGTGTCTTATGCGGATCGCGGATCTCGTTTTGCTAAAGAATCTGAGCGATGGGTTAATAGTCATGAACGTGAATAG
- a CDS encoding UDP-N-acetylglucosamine--N-acetylmuramyl-(pentapeptide) pyrophosphoryl-undecaprenol N-acetylglucosamine transferase, with amino-acid sequence MEDVNSDSSVDNVDEDSLHVVLAGGGTAGHVNPLLSVASALKDLDESVKISVIGTNVGLEKTLVPQAGLPLDVIEKVPFPRKPNLYMFKFPFKWVREKNKVREILKKRRADVVVGFGGYASAPVYSQAHSMRLPIVIHEQNARAGMANKLGARWANMIGCVYDGTGLCSKLGSCTKALRVGLPLRKAISDLCAQITQDSDLARVEGAKKLGLDPSRPIVLVTGGSLGAKSLNDSVSVAAGDLLKCAQIVHLTGSGKSKEVKDNVARVAGLNQINDVKPEHAGLGDYHICEYLERIDWAFACADLVICRSGAGTVAEISAIGLPAIYVPLPIGNGEQRFNAQPVVDAGGAIMVSDSDFTVDWIRDNVLELIDNTNRLEQMREKSWKYGIRDAASVMAKYILDIAKESRR; translated from the coding sequence ATGGAAGATGTGAACTCTGATTCCTCTGTCGATAATGTCGATGAAGATTCTTTGCATGTTGTTTTAGCAGGGGGCGGAACAGCAGGTCATGTTAATCCTCTTCTTTCTGTAGCTAGCGCATTAAAAGATTTAGATGAATCTGTAAAAATTAGTGTTATTGGAACTAATGTTGGATTAGAAAAAACTCTTGTTCCACAAGCTGGTTTACCGCTTGATGTTATTGAGAAAGTTCCTTTTCCTAGAAAACCTAATTTATACATGTTTAAGTTTCCTTTTAAATGGGTTCGTGAAAAGAATAAGGTTCGTGAAATACTGAAAAAAAGACGCGCTGATGTTGTTGTTGGTTTTGGTGGTTATGCTTCTGCTCCTGTTTATTCGCAAGCTCACAGCATGAGACTGCCTATTGTTATTCATGAGCAGAATGCTCGTGCTGGAATGGCAAATAAACTTGGTGCGCGTTGGGCTAACATGATTGGTTGTGTTTATGATGGCACTGGTTTATGCTCAAAATTAGGTTCGTGTACAAAAGCGTTACGAGTCGGTTTGCCTCTTAGAAAAGCGATATCTGATTTATGCGCACAAATTACACAAGATTCTGATTTAGCCAGGGTAGAAGGTGCTAAAAAGCTTGGATTAGACCCAAGTAGACCTATTGTACTTGTTACAGGTGGGTCTTTAGGTGCTAAAAGTTTGAACGATTCTGTTTCTGTTGCTGCTGGCGATTTGCTTAAGTGCGCTCAAATAGTTCATCTTACGGGTTCTGGAAAGTCTAAAGAAGTTAAAGATAATGTTGCGCGAGTGGCTGGTCTTAATCAAATAAACGACGTTAAGCCAGAGCATGCAGGTTTAGGTGATTATCATATTTGTGAATATTTGGAGAGGATCGACTGGGCTTTTGCTTGTGCAGATTTGGTGATTTGTAGGTCTGGCGCTGGTACTGTTGCAGAAATATCTGCTATTGGTCTTCCTGCAATTTATGTTCCGCTGCCGATTGGTAATGGTGAGCAGCGTTTTAACGCACAGCCTGTTGTGGATGCAGGAGGAGCGATTATGGTTAGCGATTCTGATTTTACTGTTGATTGGATTCGTGACAATGTGTTGGAACTGATTGACAATACAAATCGTCTTGAACAAATGCGTGAAAAATCTTGGAAATATGGCATTCGTGATGCTGCGAGTGTAATGGCAAAATATATTCTTGATATTGCAAAAGAAAGCAGAAGATAA